The proteins below are encoded in one region of Myxocyprinus asiaticus isolate MX2 ecotype Aquarium Trade chromosome 13, UBuf_Myxa_2, whole genome shotgun sequence:
- the LOC127450076 gene encoding nuclear receptor subfamily 5 group A member 2-like gives MDHEHPKPSPWIIPSPRSSTPPITHRNFFYKRNHVTHELKSGPDGGVTQEEGCPVCGDRVSGYHYGLLTCESCKGFFKRSVQNNKCYTCAERQSCPMDPAQRKRCPYCRFQKCLAVGMKREAVRADRMRGGRNKFGPLYRRDRQQKQQRGTYHHQANTAPYRIKLEAPQASLPAMSHDFHVPNPSPAPPGCDHYHPPQPFSPNMSQSEFPMLLDCTMPRDQTLPDTSLPFHTPYYPGFHIYPHEKREIPLNYSPASVMSPAPISRVLSTPTPTPTTRLTPTSTPRSTPTPIQSLTLTSTSTATPSLCFLSQLLQAEPDEKQFCMRVLASLQREQACRGKHDRLNTFSIMCKMADQTLFGLVEWARNSTLFKELKVEDQMVLLQSCWSELLVLDHLCRQVAKGKDGSICLITGQQIEVSTIVSQAGVMLSSLVSRAQDLVSKLRSLQLDREEFVCLKNLVLFNPDVKSVQDHR, from the exons ATGGACCATGAACATCCCAAACCATCACCCTGGATTATACCCAGTCCACGGTCCTCCACCCCACCGATTACACACAGGAACTTCTTTTACAAGAGAAACCATGTAACACAT GAGTTAAAGTCAGGTCCAGACGGTGGGGTAACTCAAGAGGAGGGCTGTCCTGTATGTGGTGACAGGGTGTCAGGATATCACTATGGCCTGCTCACCTGTGAGAGCTGTAAG GGCTTTTTTAAGCGTTCCGTGCAGAACAACAAATGCTACACGTGTGCGGAGAGACAGAGCTGTCCCATGGACCCGGCCCAGAGGAAGCGATGCCCTTACTGTCGCTTTCAGAAATGTCTAGCTGTGGGCATGAAGAGAGAGG CTGTACGTGCAGACAGAATGAGAGGTGGACGAAACAAGTTTGGACCTCTATATCGGCGAGACAGGCAACAGAAACAGCAAAGAGGCACCTATCATCACCAAGCGAACACTGCCCCATACAGGATCAAACTTGAGGCACCACAAGCTTCGTTACCTGCAATGTCTCATGATTTTCATGTCCCCAACCCATCCCCTGCTCCTCCTGGATGTGACCATTACCACCCACCTCAgcccttttctcccaatatgaGCCAATCAGAGTTCCCCATGCTGTTGGACTGCACCATGCCCAGAGACCAGACACTGCCTGATACATCCCTTCCTTTTCACACACCGTACTATCCAGGCTTCCATATATACCCTCATGAAAAAAGAGAGATCCCGCTTAACTATAGCCCTGCTTCTGTAATGTCCCCTGCTCCGATCTCGCGTGTTCTTTCCACACCTACACCAACACCCACCACTAGACTGACACCAACCTCGACTCCAAGGTCAACACCAACTCCAATACAGAGCTTGACGCTCACCTCAACTTCGACCGCAACCCCAAGTTTATGTTTCCTGAGCCAGCTCCTGCAAGCTGAGCCAGATGAGAAGCAGTTCTGCATGCGGGTGTTAGCAAGCCTCCAAAGAGAACAGGCCTGCAGAGGAAAACACGATCGCCTCAACACCTTCAGCATCATGTGCAAAATGGCCGACCAGACCTTGTTTGGATTAGTGGAGTGGGCCCGCAACAGCACGCTGTTTAAGGAACTTAAG GTGGAGGATCAAATGGTGCTCCTGCAGAGCTGCTGGAGTGAACTACTTGTCCTGGATCACCTTTGCAGGCAGGTAGCTAAAGGGAAAGATGGGAGCATTTGTCTGATTACTGGACAACAG ATTGAGGTATCAACCATTGTCAGTCAGGCTGGAGTAATGCTCAGTAGTTTGGTGTCCAGAGCCCAGGACCTTGTATCCAAGCTGAGGTCACTTCAGTTGGACAGAGAGGAGTTTGTGTGTCTCAAAAATCTGGTTCTCTTCAACCCAG ATGTAAAATCAGTACAGGATCACAGGTAG
- the LOC127450612 gene encoding shiftless antiviral inhibitor of ribosomal frameshifting protein homolog, producing MATSSGSKTTQAVWIQWCPSFSTSKEIPCLYMCIYRTNKSSCYTVVLHSISLLLPQAKENPNDDKDIAELGACLRVLELTEENKCMFDQAQANQIPAVIHQFACESCDRDWWRRVPQRKRVRLLTTPVLFTQTYSEIENKPHVPGTERVHPRSRQKNRKPRVVYPSHAHISSGSTVNTCLSQGSLLDSLNELILDDIKEESVEESDSSS from the exons ATGGCGACCTCTAGTG GAAGTAAAACCACCCAAGCCGTCTGGATCCAGTGGTGCCCGTCCTTCAGCACAAGTAAGGAGATTCCCTGCttgtatatgtgtatttacaGGACAAACAAATCATCTTGTTACACTGTAGTCTTACACAGCATCTCTCTTCTTCTACCTCAGGCCAAAGAAAATCCAAATGACGACAAGGATATAGCG GAGCTCGGGGCTTGTCTACGAGTTCTAGAGCTAACGGAGGAGAACAAATGTATGTTTGACCAGGCACAGGCAAACCAGATCCCTGCTGTCATACATCAGTTTGCCTGCGAGTCTTGTGATAGGGACTGGTGGAGACGTGTGCCACAGAGGAAAAGGGTAAGACTTCTAACCACACCTGTGCTGTTCACACAGACTTACAGTGAAATCGAAAACA AGCCCCATGTGCCTGGTACCGAACGCGTCCACCCACGTAGCAGACAGAAGAACAGGAAGCCACGGGTGGTGTACCCCAGCCATGCTCATATAAGCAGTGGATCCACTGTAAACACCTGCCTAAGTCAGGGCAGTCTGCTGGACAGCCTCAATGAGCTCATCTTGGATGACATTAAAGAGGAGTCTGTTGAAGAGTCAGATAGCAGCAGCTGA
- the zmp:0000001048 gene encoding retinol dehydrogenase 8 isoform X2, translated as MGTQRVLVTGCSSGIGLAVAVRLAKDELRRFQVVATMRNLERREALERAAGETLNTSLEIRQLDATYEDSIRECVNSLPDRRVDVLVNNAGMGMIGPLECQSVSAMQELFNTNFFGLVRLVKEVLPEMKRRQNGHIVVMSSVLGIQGMLFNDVYAASKFAVEGFCESLALQAMKFNVKMTLVEPGPVITEFERKVYKEAENMDLSETDEETAQIFRQIYLPNSHKVFTSIGQTPEEVAEQTLQLIVSKNPPFRHLTNRLYIPLTAMKQADPTGRLPIDAFYKITFQHNRMFRASLWIMRMLQRSKGQGAA; from the exons ATGGGGACTCAGAGAGTTTTGGTGACAGGATGCTCCTCTGGAATTGGTTTGGCGGTGGCTGTCCGTCTTGCCAAAGACGAATTAAGACGCTTccaag TTGTGGCCACTATGAGGAATCTGGAGAGGAGAGAAGCTCTGGAGAGAGCAGCCGGTGAGACGCTGAATACATCCCTGGAGATCCGACAGCTGGACGCCACCTATGAGGACTCCATCAGAGAGTGTGTGAACAGCTTGCCAGACCGACGAGTGGATGTATTAG TAAACAATGCAGGTATGGGTATGATTGGGCCTTTGGAGTGCCAGAGTGTCAGTGCAATGCAGGAACTCTTCAACACAAATTTCTTTGGTCTGGTGAGACTTGTGAAAGAAGTGCTGCCTGAAATGAAGCGGCGTCAGAATGGACACATTGTGGTGATGAGCAGTGTCTTAGGCATCCAGG gtatGCTTTTCAATGATGTATATGCTGCCTCTAAATTTGCAGTTGAGGGATTTTGCGAGAGTCTGGCTCTGCAAGCTATGAAGTTCAATGTCAA GATGACGTTAGTGGAGCCAGGACCAGTTATAACTGAGTTTGAGAGGAAAGTGTACAAAGAAGCAGAGAACATGGACCTATCAGAGACCGATGAGGAGACAGCGCAGATCTTCCGTCAGATCTACCTGCCAAATTCTCACAAAGTCTTCACTTCAATTGGGCAGACACCTGAAGAGGTGGCAGAG CAAACTCTCCAGCTGATCGTGTCAAAGAACCCTCCATTTCGTCATCTGACCAATCGGTTGTACATACCACTGACTGCCATGAAGCAAGCTGACCCTACAGGGCGACTACCCATAGATGCATTCTATAAAATTACCTTCCAGCATAACCGCATGTTCAGGGCTAGTCTGTGGATTATGCGCATGCTGCAGAGGTCAAAGGGTCAAGGTGCTGCCTGA
- the zmp:0000001048 gene encoding retinol dehydrogenase 8 isoform X1, which translates to MAWPPQSPDLNIIESVWDYKKRHKQLKQLNRYKNCGKFSKKLVVATMRNLERREALERAAGETLNTSLEIRQLDATYEDSIRECVNSLPDRRVDVLVNNAGMGMIGPLECQSVSAMQELFNTNFFGLVRLVKEVLPEMKRRQNGHIVVMSSVLGIQGMLFNDVYAASKFAVEGFCESLALQAMKFNVKMTLVEPGPVITEFERKVYKEAENMDLSETDEETAQIFRQIYLPNSHKVFTSIGQTPEEVAEQTLQLIVSKNPPFRHLTNRLYIPLTAMKQADPTGRLPIDAFYKITFQHNRMFRASLWIMRMLQRSKGQGAA; encoded by the exons ATGGcgtggcccccacagagcccggatctcaacatcattgagtctgtctgggattacaagaagagacataAGCAATTGAAACAGCTGAATAGATacaagaactgtggcaagttctccaagaagcttg TTGTGGCCACTATGAGGAATCTGGAGAGGAGAGAAGCTCTGGAGAGAGCAGCCGGTGAGACGCTGAATACATCCCTGGAGATCCGACAGCTGGACGCCACCTATGAGGACTCCATCAGAGAGTGTGTGAACAGCTTGCCAGACCGACGAGTGGATGTATTAG TAAACAATGCAGGTATGGGTATGATTGGGCCTTTGGAGTGCCAGAGTGTCAGTGCAATGCAGGAACTCTTCAACACAAATTTCTTTGGTCTGGTGAGACTTGTGAAAGAAGTGCTGCCTGAAATGAAGCGGCGTCAGAATGGACACATTGTGGTGATGAGCAGTGTCTTAGGCATCCAGG gtatGCTTTTCAATGATGTATATGCTGCCTCTAAATTTGCAGTTGAGGGATTTTGCGAGAGTCTGGCTCTGCAAGCTATGAAGTTCAATGTCAA GATGACGTTAGTGGAGCCAGGACCAGTTATAACTGAGTTTGAGAGGAAAGTGTACAAAGAAGCAGAGAACATGGACCTATCAGAGACCGATGAGGAGACAGCGCAGATCTTCCGTCAGATCTACCTGCCAAATTCTCACAAAGTCTTCACTTCAATTGGGCAGACACCTGAAGAGGTGGCAGAG CAAACTCTCCAGCTGATCGTGTCAAAGAACCCTCCATTTCGTCATCTGACCAATCGGTTGTACATACCACTGACTGCCATGAAGCAAGCTGACCCTACAGGGCGACTACCCATAGATGCATTCTATAAAATTACCTTCCAGCATAACCGCATGTTCAGGGCTAGTCTGTGGATTATGCGCATGCTGCAGAGGTCAAAGGGTCAAGGTGCTGCCTGA